The nucleotide sequence CAGGCCGATGTAAAGTTGCATTGGGCTGTCCTCCTCAAAGTTTGTGCCGTATGAGCACGTTTAACGTTTGAGGCTGTTTTATCAAACAGACCTCGAGGACAGCCCTCTTTCATGTATACGCAGCAATACTCGCGATCGGACAATGCACGTTGACCAACGATGATCGCCGCGACGCGGGGCTGGTCGTTGAGCAATGATGATTGTACTGCGCGAGTTTTGCGGGCACCTCAAAGGTGCCCCCGGCGAGCCTTCACACAAAGATCGTTTTTTTTACCCCACCTCCCCGATCTTCCGACGCGGGGTGGGTCGTTGCTCAATGATTATCGTGCTGCGCGAGTTTTGCGGGCCCCTCAACTCACCTACGCTCGGATATATCCGTGCTCGCAAAACCAGTCGTAGGCGCGGCGGATGGCGTCGGCCACCGGGCTTTGCGGCAGGCCCAGCTCGTCGATCGCCTTTTGCGGGGTGAAGTACTGAGGCTCAAAGCTGAGCTTGATCGAAGCCGCGTTGACTTCAGGCGCTGTGTTCGTCGCCCGGCCCCAGAGGTCGGCGGCCAAGCCCACGCCGCGCGACAGCCAGCGGGGAAGCGGGCCCAGCGGTTTGCGGCTGCCGATCGTTTCGGCGATCAAGGTGAATATCTCGCCATAGCTCAGGTTGCCATCGGCGTTGGCCAGCAGATACGCCTCGCCGGATTGGCCCTTTTCACAGGCCAGGATCAGGCCGTGGCACACGTCCAGCACGTCGACGATGTTGTTGCCCCCCGACGGGTAGAGCAGGGTCTTGCCGGCCTTTGACTCGATAATCATCGTGCCCGACGTGGGCCGCACGTCCCACGCGCCGAACATGTAGGTCGGGCAGCCGATTACCACGTCGAGCCCTTTTTTGGCGAACGCCAGCGCCGTATCGTGCGCCTCGCGTTTGGTCAGCGAGTATGCGTTGCCGTACTGCGCGTAGTCGAAGGGGACCGTCTCGTCGGAGGGGTTCTCGCGGCTGCGCATGCCGATCACGCCGTTGGTGGAAACGTGCACCACGCGCTGCACGCCCGCGTCCATGGCGGCCTGCATCACGTTGGCCGTGCCCTCGGAATTGACCTGTCGCATCTGCGGCAAGTAACCGTTCCAGGTCGAGACCAAGCCCGCCGCGTGAAAGACGCGGTCGCAGCCCTGCATAGCGCGGACCAGCGAATCCGGGTCGGTGATGTCGCCTTGCACCCGCTCTACATCCAGGTCGTCCAGCGCCAAGGTTTTTGACGATTGGCGCACCAGGACCTTGACCTGCTCGCCTTGTTCGCCGACGAGAAGCCGCGTCAGATTACCGCCGACCAAACCCGTAGCGCCGGTCACCAGGATCTTGTTGCCACCCATTTTTTTAAGCTGTCTTGAATTTGTAACGGATTTTGATTGCGGCCTTGATCATCTGCGCCGCGTCGGTAAACGACAGGTGGCCGGTGTTGATCACCAGGTCGTAATGCACAGCGTCGGCGATGTCCGCGTTGAAGTGCTGCATGGCGAAGCCCTTGCGGTCGTGGGCCTTGCTCTGGATGAACTTTTCCGCGTCCGAAAGGCTGATGGTGTAGCGCTTGGCCACGGCCTGGGCCCTTTTCTCCTTTGGTGCGACCACGCGCACGCGAAAGCAGGCCTCGGGCGGAATCAGGAAGTTCGCGCCGCGGCCGATGATCACCGCGTCGCCGCGCTGTCCGATGGTGAACAGCACTTTGGCCAGGTGCTTGATGTACAGGTCGGGCCACAGGTAGCGGTCGGTGAAGAACGCCAGGATCCAGTTATCCATCAGCTTGTTCTGGCGCTCGTCCAGGGTTTTAACCACTTCCTCGCGCATCTGGGCGCTGGCCGCGATACGCTGGATCAACTCGCGGTCGAACACGTGCAGCCCCAGCAGGTCGGCGACCTCGCGGGCCACGATCTTGCCGCCCGATCCGGGCTCGCGCGAGATGGTTACAACCGGCTTGGGCGGCTTGTCCTGGGGCTTGGTCTGCAGCCATGTCGACCAGGCTCCGGCCTTCTCGTCGACTACTTTCTCGATGCTGGGATGCGAGCTGCTCCTGTTTGGCATTGGGCCCTCCCTGCCGGCTGTACGTCAGTGGTTATGCGCGATCAATTTATCTTAGCCTGGCCGTCGATCGCTTGTCACGGCTTCTGGTAGAGCGTCTCCAGGAACTGTTTGGCGTCCTGGACCACCTCGTCGCATTCGCCCGTGGGAGTGTTGTCCACGATGTCGCGGAAGCGCTTCTCCGACTCGTCGATCTCGCCCTGCTGGAAGAAGATGCGGCCAATGGAGCTTTGGGCCCAAGCGCGTTGACAGCGGTTGGGGCTGAACTTGACCACCACCTCGTACTTGGCGATCGCCTCGCTGGGGCGGTTTTGCTGCCACCACAGGTTGCCCAGGGCCTGGGAAGCGTCGGCCTGGGCCTGGGGATTGTCCGGGTGCGCCGCGAGGATCTTGAGCAGCTGCGCCTCGTGCTGCTCGACGTTGCCCAGTTGCTGGTAGAGGTTGGAGATCGCGAACAGCGCCGAGACCGCCTGGGGCTGGCCGGGCCAGTTGTCGGCCACGTATTGGTATTTGGCCATCGCCTCGGGGAACTTCTGTTCGGACATAAACACGTTGCCCAGGCCGATGTGTGCGTCGAGCACCGAGCTTAAGTTGTTGGCGTAGTCTTTGATGATCCGGTTATAGATCTCGCGCGCCTCGGCGTATTTTCCCTCGTCGCTGAGGATCTGCGCCTTGGTGTGCAGGGCCCAGGCAGCCTGAGGATAGTCGCCCCAACCGGTGATCAACCCATCGAGGTAGCGCAACGCCAAATCGGTCCGATCCTGAGCCCGGGCGCCGTTGGCCGCGCTGAGACGGATGTTGAGCTGCGGGTTGAATTCGGATGGGTAGTCCGCGGCGATCTCGGCCAGCAGCGCGTCGACCTTGGTCCAGTCGCCGTCGTCGATGTACAGGCCGGCGAGGATCTCCAGCGCGGTGCCCGCGCGTCCCGGATCGGGGCTGACCTTTTGGGCTTGGCGCAGGTATTGTTCTGCCGCGCGGTTGTCGCCGCGTTCGCGTGCCACCTGGCCCAGCCCCATCTGCGACTCGACCTGGGCGCCGGGGAAGTTTTTAAAATCGCGCGCCAGCGAGTTGTAGACCCGCTCGGCCTCGTCCAGGCGTCCGCGCTCGCGCAGTACGCGGCCGAGGTTGATCGCCGCTGATTGTCGTTGGTCGCGGTTCTCGCCTTTCTCGAAGATTTCGCGGAATCCGCTGATCGCCTCGTCCCAGCGGCCCTGCATCAGCGCCAGGTTGGCCAGACCCATCCGCGCCTCGGCCTTGGCTCGCGGATCCTCGGGGAACTCGCTGCCGATCCGCTCGTAGGCTGTTTTGGCCTTGTCAAACTCGTTGCGCTCCATGTGAATCTGGGCGATGCCGCTCAGGGCGTTGAGCGCGAACTGCGGGCCGGGACAGGATTTAACAACTTCTTCCAGTGCGCCCAGCGCCTCGGCGTAGTGGCGGTTGAAGCGCAGGGTGTTGGCGCGGTTGAGCTTGGAGTCGCAGAGGAACTGCGCGTTGTCCGGGTAGAGCTGTCCGAGCTTTTGATAGATCTCCACCGCGTCGTCGAAGCGGCCGGTCTGGCTGCGGATTTGGGCGATGCTCGACCAGGCCCAGAACGT is from Candidatus Alcyoniella australis and encodes:
- a CDS encoding SDR family oxidoreductase, producing MGGNKILVTGATGLVGGNLTRLLVGEQGEQVKVLVRQSSKTLALDDLDVERVQGDITDPDSLVRAMQGCDRVFHAAGLVSTWNGYLPQMRQVNSEGTANVMQAAMDAGVQRVVHVSTNGVIGMRSRENPSDETVPFDYAQYGNAYSLTKREAHDTALAFAKKGLDVVIGCPTYMFGAWDVRPTSGTMIIESKAGKTLLYPSGGNNIVDVLDVCHGLILACEKGQSGEAYLLANADGNLSYGEIFTLIAETIGSRKPLGPLPRWLSRGVGLAADLWGRATNTAPEVNAASIKLSFEPQYFTPQKAIDELGLPQSPVADAIRRAYDWFCEHGYIRA
- a CDS encoding cytidylate kinase-like family protein, which produces MPNRSSSHPSIEKVVDEKAGAWSTWLQTKPQDKPPKPVVTISREPGSGGKIVAREVADLLGLHVFDRELIQRIAASAQMREEVVKTLDERQNKLMDNWILAFFTDRYLWPDLYIKHLAKVLFTIGQRGDAVIIGRGANFLIPPEACFRVRVVAPKEKRAQAVAKRYTISLSDAEKFIQSKAHDRKGFAMQHFNADIADAVHYDLVINTGHLSFTDAAQMIKAAIKIRYKFKTA